In Camelina sativa cultivar DH55 chromosome 17, Cs, whole genome shotgun sequence, the genomic stretch AATAAACCTTCTTTAAGCTCTCGAAATCTTCCTCGATCAAATCGTGATCCGTTCGATAGAAAACTCGGGAATGTCCTCCCGCGAGTAGAACCGTTAGAACCACTTCGAACGAAGCCTTCATGACTTCTCTCATCGCTAATGCTTGTGCTCGGTCCGCGAGAATCGCGGTCATTAACGTTAGGTTCTGTTTCAAGATCCTCAACACGGGTTTGATCCTCGCGTTAGCGACATCTCCCGTGTAGAGGCTTTCGTAGAAGACCGAGTATGAGTCGAGGAAGATTAATCGGTAGGCCGCAACCTCGGAGACATGTTGTGATGCAGATTCGATTCCCGCTTGAGTGAATTCGAAATACGAGGATGACTTGGTTAGTTCGCGGCAACGTTTCCGCGTCGCGGGGAGGACCCTCGGGTTGAGCGAGAGGGCTTTGTTGAGGGAGTGAAGTTGAGAGCTTAAGAAATGTAAAGTGTTGAGACGTATGTAGAGACGCTGTGTTCCGCGGCTAGTGGAAGGACGTGGGTGGTTGCCAGGTAAGGCTTCACCGAGGTGGTTAAGTTCTTCTCCTGAGGCAGTACACGGAGTAGCTTTCTTCCATAGCTTCACGAATTTTGAGTCTCGGTTACATCTTGTAAGTGGAGGAAGTGTAGGAATGTAACTCTGTTTTGAACCTGACAAAACCACcaaccaatcaatcaatcaatcaccaATGGTTTTGGTTCTATGAAAAAGACATATTTGTTATTCTTGAACTCACCGCAAGATGCTACGAATGTGGTGTATTCTTGAAAGAGTTTTTCTAATCCTTCAGCAAGATCATGAACCAAATCCTCTGTAATCCCAATAGGGATCTCAAAGAATTCATCGATCGCATCATTCGCTAGCTTCATCAACTCTCCAGCAGATTGTGCATAAggttctgattttgattttgggttcCATGTctataagaagaaaacaaacaatggTTAAAATAGATGATACATTTTGTATACTTGAGTTGCAAGTAAAGCTTTGACAAACGTACTTCAGCTTCTTTTGCTCTGCTCAAGCATTCTTGAACTGTTTTTAACTTCTCTTCAATCCATTGTTGTAGTAGTTTTAGTATAATTGATTCGACTTCATACGGAACCATCTCTCTAACAAGCCCTTTGCCTCCGTCTTCACATTCTTCTGAGTCTTCAGCCACCATCTGCACAAGAACCTTCTCAAGCTTCCCTGCCGTTTGCAGAACTTCAACTGTCTCTTTAGTAATAGTTGATCGACCAGCTAAGTATTGCATCAAGATGGAACCATAACATTGATGAAGTGAAACAGAGGCGACTCCAGCTGCAACCATGTACCATCTCTTAAGTATCGGGCTAAAACACTCGCGCTCTCGCAATGCAAGATCCTCTGTCTCTTTAGCTAGCCGAATCAACATAGTTGccgcttcttctccttcctctgttTCCGCGATTTCGGTCTTCATGTATTCTATAACCTGACACAGTTTAATGATATGAGAAacccaaaagaaagagagattaaaataaataaacagacAAGTAATTTTTTCAGTTAAAGTTACCTTTGAGAATGTGTTTTTAATAGATGCTCTTATATAGTAATCGACCCGATCCCCTGAAGAATCCACCAATTTCACATCACCTTTCTCTTGACTATGCCCTTGAGAGATTGTCACGTCCTCCCCCAAAATCTTAGACGAAGACAATGCTAATGGTAGAAGACTCTCGATCAATCCCACGTTCCCTCGTTGGAAATAATCATGATAGCTCAACAACCTATAATCACACATTCATAATCAGATTAAGTTTTGTGTGATCAAGTCCACTTTTATAAGGCAAAAGGAGATACCTTTTTTCAGTCCATCCTTGCATTGATGCTAACGTCGAAGTCAAGAGCTTCACGTAAAGAGCCTCACGATCAGACTTCTTGGCGTCATTGGCAACTTCAGCCAACATGGCGTGAGAGGCACCAAGCAAGTCTGGCTCCATCTGAGATGTCACAATGTATTGATGGAACAGAACCCAAGTGAAACACAAGTTATGCATAGATCGTGTAATCCCCAACATTaaccatgtcttcttcatcagttCCAAAAGCTCATCAATCTCATCAAGAACCAACGTCTCATCACGTATGTCAAAAATAGACTGCAAAAGTGCCACATAGAGATGTACGTTGAGTGGGTATCCATCGGCCCAATGGTAAACCTCGGTGTTAGGGTTGCTATTGCGCCATGATAAAGAGGTGACAACGTTGCAAAGTGTCGGCATTGTCTCTGAGGTTTTGCTGGTGTCAATGGGTTTTGTCTCGCTCTGGCGGATGATTTCTCGGAGACGCATTGCAAAGTTGTTGGCCTTATCAAGAGGGATTGATGGATGAAGGAGAAGGCCAGCTTCAAGGACTTTGAGTTGTCGTCTTTGCCAAATTTGATACTCATGTATATCACCAAACTCCGATGATTTCACGTGACGGAGCAGCTCTAATGGAAGGATTATTGTCTCTGCTCGCCTACCCGTCTGGATGACAACATTTACAAACGTTTCTTtaataaatcaagaaacagagttttcaTTCATAATAGAGAAAACAGAGTTTTCATTCATAatggagaaaacagaggaacttACTTGGCCAACAAGCGTCCTCATTAGGGTTTTCCGAAGCCTAGTGTCACTCTGTTCCGTCACTCTCATCTGTTGCCTCATGATTTCTGCGGAGGTTAACGGTCGTCGAGGTCGAGAAGGTGGCACAGTGAGAAACCCAGCCCCAGGGCTAATGTGTCCTGAACCACCTCCAATGCTTCCATTTTTACCAGGGGATGAAGGAGCTGACACGGCTCCCGCAACTGTACCTACTGTCGACATTCGCCTAGACGGAGATCGTTTTAGCATCTTCAACCCTAACGCTCGTTTCACTCGGCTTGTTGGTGTTGTCACAACCTCCTTCCTCCCTAAAGATCCGAAGCCAGACCCGTTAGACGATccagatcctcctcctcctcctcctcctcctcctactccaTCTCCTTGATGGTCACCACCATTGTGCTTCGAGTAGAACGTGAGAGCATTTCTACCTCCGAATCCAGGTGATGATCGACATGCCGCGAAAAAGATCTCATATGCTGTTTCACGGATTTCATCTCGATCAAGACCATCAAGCTTCCCGAATGGCCAGAGGAGATCAGTATCGGAACAAACCTCTAAGCCGGCCATTTCAGAAAAGGACTCCCTCCGAGAATGACGAACCATCACGGAGGGGAAGGCAAGAAGGACAAAAAGAAGGACCAGACGGATTCGGGTTTAAGAATTCAAATGCACGAGGAGAGAGAAGGAGTTCTTCGTTttgataaaggaaaaaaaatgagagacaGGCAGAtagaaaaacagagagaattgaggaggtggaggaggacaacttggaaaaacataaacgacAGCAAAAAAATTTGTGCTGAGGAAAGAAGAGAGGATGTGAGTAAAATGAGGAAGACTCATAAAATTAACCATAATTAGCAAATCTCCTATTCCTAGTAACTTCTTCAAAGCCAAATctattgttttctttagttttatgtGTGTATTCTCTCTTCCATGTAATACACAACcttaaagaaaggaaaaaaaaaaaacaataaccaGCCTCACAGTGTTAACAACTGAATCCAGCGTTACAACATCAGTTAATATTTAGTTTAAAAACTTGTTACTGAACATACTGCACCTTCCTGTTTTTGATCTGTcccaaacaaaacagaaaaaaagaaagataagacaTAGGTCAACAATACTCAATATCCAATTATGCAGCACTTAGTTACCAAGATTTGTTTAATTGGACATATGATCATCTCGGGATGAAATTGTTCCGAACTTCCAAATATGTTCGACTATATTCAATCATGTGTTAATGTTAGGACAGAATCATTGATCAGTTCAAtggctctttttttttaactttgagaaAAAATGCAAATCTCACAacctcatcatcctcctccaGCAAATTCAATCTTATAATCGGcaaaaatactaaaatcataattgggttttgaaaaaaataaataacaacactAGTCCCGGAAAAATTAAACAGAGCAAAACCAATGACTCCGCCAGCACCATCTAGCGAAGTTGGTCACATATGGCTCCGCCCAAACTAACAAGAAGGGGATCTAAGCTAAACAATTTGTTCCACTAGTATTAGCTACCTAGGTTCAGAGACTAAGATCACGACAGCCATTACTCGGTATACCAAATCTTCAAGCTTCTCTACTCGAAGTAAAGCTAACAGAGAGTAAAAAGATTAAACTGAGAATTGTTGGGTCGACCCGAAGATCGATCCCTCCAAAAATAGGCGTATGCCACTTAGCGTGGAGAGCACACGGTATTCTTTAGTAAAAGGCGAAAGAATAGTTCGCTTTGTGCTCACCACATGGCTGCGTGATTTGTTAGTGAAGAGAGTGTAGTCTATTTATATTAAAGTCCCAGCTATCCAACTCTTTCATCTTTCCGATGTGGGACTCTCAAACAAAGGACAAAAAGCCGCTTCTCGTATAAAACTCTTCGTGGGCTTTCACGGGCCTAAATATTTAGAACTTGGGCTTAAAACAcaattttcatcttcttccttcttaagCCGAGTGAAACCCTAAAACTATAAGCGTCACTATAAATCACACCGGAAACCCTAAAACCATAGCTATCTCTTCAAGCCGTCAACAATGTCGAAGCGAGGTTCGTGCTTTTCCTCTTATCTCAGTTATATTAGATCTGATACGTCTTCGATTCATCATTTTGCATTGCTTTAATGGGTGTTGTTGTGATTTGGATTATTTTGATTAGGTCGTGGAGGTACCTCTGGTAACAAATTCAGGATGTCACTGGGTCTTCCAGTGGCGGCGACGGTGAACTGTGCCGACAACACCGGTGCTAAGAACCTTTACATCATTTCCGTCAAGGGTATCAAAGGTC encodes the following:
- the LOC104754584 gene encoding uncharacterized protein LOC104754584 → MVRHSRRESFSEMAGLEVCSDTDLLWPFGKLDGLDRDEIRETAYEIFFAACRSSPGFGGRNALTFYSKHNGGDHQGDGVGGGGGGGGGSGSSNGSGFGSLGRKEVVTTPTSRVKRALGLKMLKRSPSRRMSTVGTVAGAVSAPSSPGKNGSIGGGSGHISPGAGFLTVPPSRPRRPLTSAEIMRQQMRVTEQSDTRLRKTLMRTLVGQTGRRAETIILPLELLRHVKSSEFGDIHEYQIWQRRQLKVLEAGLLLHPSIPLDKANNFAMRLREIIRQSETKPIDTSKTSETMPTLCNVVTSLSWRNSNPNTEVYHWADGYPLNVHLYVALLQSIFDIRDETLVLDEIDELLELMKKTWLMLGITRSMHNLCFTWVLFHQYIVTSQMEPDLLGASHAMLAEVANDAKKSDREALYVKLLTSTLASMQGWTEKRLLSYHDYFQRGNVGLIESLLPLALSSSKILGEDVTISQGHSQEKGDVKLVDSSGDRVDYYIRASIKNTFSKVIEYMKTEIAETEEGEEAATMLIRLAKETEDLALRERECFSPILKRWYMVAAGVASVSLHQCYGSILMQYLAGRSTITKETVEVLQTAGKLEKVLVQMVAEDSEECEDGGKGLVREMVPYEVESIILKLLQQWIEEKLKTVQECLSRAKEAETWNPKSKSEPYAQSAGELMKLANDAIDEFFEIPIGITEDLVHDLAEGLEKLFQEYTTFVASCGSKQSYIPTLPPLTRCNRDSKFVKLWKKATPCTASGEELNHLGEALPGNHPRPSTSRGTQRLYIRLNTLHFLSSQLHSLNKALSLNPRVLPATRKRCRELTKSSSYFEFTQAGIESASQHVSEVAAYRLIFLDSYSVFYESLYTGDVANARIKPVLRILKQNLTLMTAILADRAQALAMREVMKASFEVVLTVLLAGGHSRVFYRTDHDLIEEDFESLKKVYCTCGEGLIPEEVVDREAETVEGVIQLMGQPTEQLMEDFSIVTCESSGMGLVGTGQKLPMPPTTGRWNRSDPNTILRVLCYRNDRVANQFLKKSFQLGKRR